One stretch of Pandoraea oxalativorans DNA includes these proteins:
- a CDS encoding Zn-dependent hydrolase, whose protein sequence is MSDTKTPALRLNGAVLLQQLRELGEIGTDPVAGGRTRVALTDDEKAGRDQVVAWMRALDLDVQIDRIGNIFGTLPSATKDASGEVPRPLMMGSHIDTVVNAGALDGCYGVLGGLAVVRAFRDAGIAPSRPITVAAFTNEEGARFHPDMMGSLVHAGGLSVDEALDAIGTDGARLGDELARIGYAGDMAPGMLVPHEYLELHIEQGPILEAEGLEIGVVENLQGISWQQITVQGNANHAGTTPTRLRHDAGYVASATVTELRRIAVESGTTLATVGTMKFEPGVINVIARRAVFTVDMRDPSEARLAESEARLADFLTKIAQAEGVRISTERLARFTPVVFNAELADVIEACVKRRGLSYKRMTSGAGHDAQMIARIAPAAMIFVPSRGGISHNPREHTDDDQLVRGAEVLLDVVAQRLGVSQ, encoded by the coding sequence ATGTCCGACACGAAAACCCCCGCGCTTCGCCTGAATGGCGCCGTCCTGCTCCAACAACTTCGCGAACTCGGCGAGATCGGCACCGATCCCGTCGCAGGTGGCCGCACGCGCGTTGCGCTGACCGACGACGAGAAAGCCGGTCGCGATCAGGTCGTCGCGTGGATGCGCGCGCTGGATCTCGATGTGCAGATCGACCGCATCGGCAACATCTTCGGTACGTTGCCTTCGGCGACGAAGGACGCGTCGGGTGAAGTACCCCGCCCGCTGATGATGGGCTCGCACATCGATACCGTCGTCAACGCCGGTGCACTCGACGGATGCTACGGCGTGCTCGGCGGCCTGGCCGTCGTGCGGGCGTTTCGCGACGCAGGCATCGCGCCGTCGCGTCCGATCACGGTGGCGGCGTTCACCAACGAGGAGGGCGCGCGCTTTCACCCCGACATGATGGGCTCGCTCGTGCACGCGGGCGGGCTGTCGGTGGACGAAGCGCTCGATGCTATCGGCACGGACGGCGCGCGTCTGGGCGATGAACTCGCGCGCATCGGCTACGCCGGTGACATGGCGCCGGGCATGCTCGTCCCTCACGAATATCTCGAACTGCACATCGAGCAGGGGCCGATTCTCGAAGCCGAGGGGCTGGAGATCGGCGTCGTCGAGAACTTGCAGGGCATCTCGTGGCAGCAGATCACCGTGCAGGGCAACGCCAACCATGCGGGCACGACGCCGACGCGTCTGCGTCACGATGCGGGCTACGTGGCCTCGGCGACGGTGACCGAACTGCGCCGGATTGCCGTCGAATCCGGCACGACGCTCGCAACCGTGGGCACGATGAAGTTCGAACCGGGTGTCATCAACGTGATTGCGCGCCGCGCGGTGTTCACCGTGGACATGCGCGATCCGAGCGAAGCGCGTCTTGCCGAGAGCGAGGCACGTCTGGCCGATTTCCTCACGAAGATCGCGCAGGCCGAAGGCGTGCGCATTTCGACGGAGCGTCTGGCGCGCTTCACGCCGGTGGTCTTCAACGCCGAGCTGGCCGATGTGATCGAAGCCTGCGTCAAGCGTCGCGGTCTGTCGTACAAGCGCATGACGTCGGGCGCAGGACACGACGCGCAGATGATCGCGCGCATCGCCCCGGCCGCGATGATCTTCGTGCCGAGCCGGGGCGGCATCAGCCACAACCCGCGCGAACATACCGATGACGACCAACTCGTTCGCGGTGCCGAGGTGTTGCTCGACGTCGTCGCGCAGCGATTGGGCGTGTCGCAGTAG
- a CDS encoding diaminopropionate ammonia-lyase has protein sequence MFYVNPQATRAPYPADLQDIMSIARAQQSREWLAHWDGLTPGATPLRSLPDLAASLGVGNVLVKDEALRSALGSFKALGAPIALVRLLLRQFEAKGFTAKSLLGGEHRNALAGFTAISATDGNHGRALAAAAQSIGCRCVIVLHAHVSDEREQAIAAYGAEIVRIAGNYDASVEEAAALASRHGWHVVSDTSYEGYEVIPRDVMQGYGTVAAEVSEALDGDASQQDSACPVTHVFLQGGVGGLAAGIVSYLWERWGVWRPTFVVVEPEQADCLYRSAIAGKATSASGSVDSVMAGLACGETSPLAWRFLQASVDAFMTVTDAQAVQAMQRLARGTDNDVPFVAGESGVAGLAGLMPAAATPAMAAALGLTSDSRVLLISTEGATAPSVYAELVGEPATSVEARQQAWLAR, from the coding sequence ATGTTTTACGTCAATCCGCAAGCCACGCGCGCGCCGTACCCGGCCGACCTTCAGGACATCATGAGCATCGCTCGCGCACAGCAGAGTCGTGAGTGGCTTGCACACTGGGACGGACTGACACCCGGCGCTACGCCGCTGCGTTCGCTGCCGGATTTGGCGGCGTCACTCGGCGTGGGCAACGTGCTGGTGAAGGACGAAGCGCTACGCTCCGCACTCGGCAGTTTCAAGGCGCTGGGCGCGCCGATTGCCCTCGTGCGCCTGTTGTTGCGTCAGTTCGAGGCGAAGGGTTTCACCGCGAAGTCGTTGCTGGGTGGCGAGCATCGCAACGCGCTGGCCGGTTTCACGGCGATCAGCGCGACGGACGGCAACCACGGTCGCGCGCTGGCGGCTGCGGCGCAAAGCATCGGCTGCCGCTGCGTGATCGTTTTGCATGCGCACGTGAGCGACGAGCGGGAGCAAGCGATTGCGGCGTATGGCGCGGAGATCGTGCGCATCGCAGGCAACTACGACGCCTCTGTCGAAGAAGCGGCCGCGCTGGCGTCGCGTCACGGCTGGCATGTGGTTTCGGATACGTCCTACGAGGGGTATGAAGTCATCCCGCGCGACGTCATGCAAGGTTACGGCACGGTGGCGGCAGAAGTCTCGGAAGCGCTGGATGGCGATGCGTCGCAACAGGACTCGGCCTGCCCCGTCACGCACGTTTTCCTGCAAGGCGGTGTGGGTGGACTGGCGGCGGGCATCGTGAGCTATCTGTGGGAGCGCTGGGGCGTGTGGCGTCCGACGTTCGTGGTCGTCGAGCCCGAGCAGGCGGACTGTCTGTATCGGAGCGCCATCGCGGGAAAAGCCACGTCGGCGTCCGGATCGGTCGATTCCGTGATGGCCGGGCTGGCGTGTGGCGAGACGTCGCCCCTTGCGTGGCGTTTCCTCCAGGCGTCGGTCGACGCGTTCATGACCGTCACGGACGCGCAGGCGGTGCAGGCGATGCAGCGGCTGGCCCGTGGCACCGACAACGATGTGCCGTTCGTCGCCGGAGAGTCCGGCGTGGCCGGGCTGGCGGGGCTGATGCCGGCGGCGGCTACGCCAGCGATGGCGGCGGCGCTCGGCCTCACGTCAGACTCGCGGGTATTGCTCATCAGCACCGAGGGCGCGACGGCCCCGTCCGTCTACGCCGAACTGGTGGGCGAGCCAGCCACGTCGGTCGAAGCACGCCAGCAGGCGTGGCTCGCACGCTAA
- a CDS encoding M20 aminoacylase family protein: MSHDIEQETYFARALTGWRHAFHRQPETGFEEVGTSQTVATILESLGLDVHRNIGGTGIVANLRVGDGTGAIGIRADMDALMIDEKASGRDYASQVPGKMHACGHDGHMSMVLGTAKLLAESRDFNGTVRFIFQPAEEHGRGAKAMIADGLLERFPIDAIYGVHNMPGIPTGRIATRVGGIMASEDNFVIRIRGKGTHAARPHMGVDPLVIGAQIVVALQTVVSRSVDPGLSAVVSCTEFITDGIRNAIPTNVEIRGDTRSYTPDVQQLLEARMRDICMGACAMHGAHCEFEYTHEFAPTMNWADNTALAVRAARTVAGEGMVDAEIAPVMASEDFGVFLQHVPGNFAFIGNGSGDEPGAIPLHNACYDFNDAILPLGARYFAQIVRDSLPC, from the coding sequence ATGAGTCACGACATCGAACAAGAGACGTATTTCGCCAGGGCGCTCACCGGATGGCGGCACGCGTTCCATCGTCAACCCGAGACGGGGTTCGAGGAAGTCGGCACCTCGCAGACGGTGGCGACGATTCTCGAGAGCCTCGGGCTGGACGTGCATCGCAACATCGGCGGCACCGGGATTGTGGCGAATCTGCGCGTCGGCGACGGCACGGGCGCGATCGGTATTCGTGCCGACATGGATGCGTTGATGATCGACGAGAAGGCATCGGGGCGCGACTACGCGTCGCAAGTCCCCGGCAAGATGCACGCCTGCGGTCACGACGGGCATATGTCGATGGTGCTGGGGACCGCGAAGCTGCTCGCCGAGTCGCGCGACTTCAACGGCACGGTGCGCTTCATCTTCCAACCCGCCGAGGAGCATGGTCGCGGTGCAAAGGCGATGATTGCCGACGGGCTGCTTGAGCGCTTTCCCATCGATGCGATCTACGGCGTTCACAACATGCCGGGCATTCCGACGGGGCGTATTGCCACACGCGTGGGCGGCATCATGGCCAGCGAGGACAACTTCGTCATTCGGATTCGTGGCAAGGGCACGCACGCGGCGCGGCCGCACATGGGCGTCGATCCCCTCGTGATTGGCGCACAGATTGTCGTGGCGTTGCAAACGGTGGTGTCGCGCAGCGTCGACCCGGGACTCTCGGCGGTGGTGTCGTGCACCGAGTTCATCACGGACGGCATTCGCAACGCGATTCCGACGAACGTCGAAATTCGGGGCGACACACGCAGCTACACGCCGGATGTGCAGCAACTGCTCGAAGCACGCATGCGCGACATCTGCATGGGCGCGTGTGCGATGCACGGCGCGCACTGCGAGTTCGAATACACGCACGAGTTTGCGCCGACGATGAACTGGGCCGACAACACGGCGCTGGCCGTTCGTGCCGCGCGAACCGTGGCCGGTGAGGGGATGGTCGACGCGGAGATCGCGCCGGTGATGGCGTCGGAAGACTTCGGCGTGTTCTTGCAGCATGTGCCGGGAAACTTCGCGTTTATCGGCAACGGTAGCGGCGACGAGCCCGGCGCGATTCCGCTGCACAACGCCTGCTACGACTTCAACGACGCCATCTTGCCGCTCGGCGCGCGCTACTTCGCGCAGATCGTGCGCGACAGCTTGCCGTGCTGA
- a CDS encoding GntR family transcriptional regulator, which translates to MHSPTAPSAPAAPAADATLAQSAYMRLRNDIVEGHLAPGEKLRVEHLKDRYEVGAGTLREALALLVADALVVQHGHRGFRVTPISLADFIDITETRVQLETEALRQSVALGDDAWEADLTSAFHLLTLAEERLGKDGEQDVGQFAHWEARNRAFHEVLIRACPSRWLHHFLTILYRQSERYRRLSITHRPVPRDVHEEHQAIFDACLARDAERAATLLAAHIRKTLEAVRELPDAVINAGTVPLAAVR; encoded by the coding sequence ATGCATAGCCCGACCGCCCCCTCCGCCCCGGCTGCGCCCGCCGCAGATGCCACGTTGGCGCAAAGCGCCTACATGCGTCTGCGCAACGACATCGTCGAGGGGCATCTCGCGCCGGGCGAGAAGCTGCGCGTCGAGCATCTGAAGGATCGGTATGAAGTGGGTGCGGGAACGCTGCGCGAGGCGCTGGCGCTACTGGTGGCGGACGCACTCGTCGTCCAGCACGGCCATCGCGGTTTTCGGGTGACGCCGATCTCGCTGGCCGATTTCATCGATATCACCGAGACACGCGTGCAGTTGGAGACCGAGGCGCTACGCCAGTCGGTCGCGTTGGGAGACGATGCGTGGGAAGCCGATCTGACGAGCGCCTTCCACCTGCTCACGCTCGCCGAGGAACGGCTGGGGAAGGATGGCGAGCAGGACGTCGGGCAATTTGCCCACTGGGAAGCGCGAAACCGCGCGTTTCATGAGGTGCTGATTCGTGCGTGTCCGTCGCGCTGGCTGCATCACTTTCTGACGATTCTCTATCGCCAGTCCGAGCGCTATCGACGGCTGTCGATCACGCACCGCCCGGTGCCGCGCGACGTCCATGAAGAGCATCAGGCCATCTTCGACGCGTGCCTCGCACGCGACGCCGAGCGCGCAGCAACGCTGCTCGCCGCCCACATCCGCAAGACGCTGGAAGCCGTTCGCGAACTGCCCGACGCAGTGATCAACGCCGGGACGGTGCCGCTCGCGGCTGTTCGCTAA
- a CDS encoding 2-hydroxymuconic semialdehyde dehydrogenase gives MKDFQNFINGEWVSSQRTFENRNPVDNSVIGLVHEAGRSEVDTAVRAARAALHGPWGKMTVAQRVELLHAVADGINRRFDDFLAAEIADTGKPHGLASHLDIPRGAANFKVFADMIKNVPTESFAMTTPDGGNALNYGERTPRGVIAVVCPWNLPLLLMTWKVGPALAFGNTVVVKPSEETPATATLLGEVMNEVGVPPGVYNVVHGFGPDSAGAFLTEHPGVNGITFTGETRTGEAIMKAAANGVRPVSFELGGKNPGIVFADADFDKAVAGITRSAFDNSGQVCLGTERVYVQRPIFERFVAALKERAESLKIGDPYAPGTTFGPLVSQVHREKVLSYYAKAREEGATVVTGGGVPDMPASMKDGAWVQPTIWTGLPETASVIREEIFGPCCHIAPFDTEEEVIEMANATPYGLAATVWTSDVSRAHRMGAALEVGVCWINAWFLRDLRTAFGGAKQSGIGREGGVHSLEFYTELRNVCVKL, from the coding sequence ATGAAGGATTTCCAGAACTTCATCAACGGTGAGTGGGTGTCCAGCCAGCGCACCTTCGAGAACCGTAATCCGGTGGACAACAGCGTGATTGGGCTCGTCCACGAAGCCGGGCGCAGCGAAGTCGACACCGCCGTGCGCGCCGCCCGCGCTGCGCTTCACGGCCCGTGGGGCAAGATGACCGTCGCACAGCGCGTGGAACTGCTGCACGCGGTGGCCGACGGCATCAACCGCCGCTTCGACGACTTTCTGGCCGCAGAGATTGCGGACACCGGCAAGCCGCACGGACTCGCGAGCCATCTCGACATCCCGCGCGGTGCGGCGAACTTCAAGGTGTTCGCCGACATGATCAAGAACGTGCCGACCGAGTCGTTTGCGATGACGACGCCCGACGGCGGTAACGCGCTCAACTATGGCGAGCGCACGCCGCGCGGCGTGATCGCCGTCGTCTGCCCGTGGAATCTGCCGTTGCTGCTCATGACGTGGAAGGTCGGCCCGGCACTGGCGTTCGGTAACACCGTGGTCGTGAAGCCGTCGGAAGAAACGCCCGCGACCGCCACGCTGCTCGGCGAGGTCATGAACGAAGTCGGCGTGCCGCCGGGCGTCTACAACGTCGTGCACGGCTTTGGGCCGGACTCGGCGGGTGCGTTCCTGACGGAGCATCCGGGCGTGAACGGCATCACCTTCACCGGCGAGACGCGTACCGGCGAAGCGATCATGAAGGCCGCAGCCAATGGCGTGCGGCCGGTGTCGTTCGAGCTGGGCGGCAAGAACCCGGGCATCGTATTTGCGGACGCCGACTTCGACAAAGCCGTCGCGGGCATCACGCGCTCGGCGTTCGATAACAGCGGTCAGGTGTGTCTCGGCACGGAGCGCGTGTACGTGCAGCGCCCGATCTTCGAGCGCTTCGTGGCGGCGCTCAAGGAGCGTGCCGAATCGCTGAAGATCGGCGATCCGTACGCGCCAGGCACGACCTTCGGCCCGCTCGTGTCGCAGGTGCATCGCGAGAAGGTGTTGTCGTACTACGCGAAGGCGCGCGAAGAAGGGGCGACGGTCGTGACCGGTGGCGGCGTTCCCGACATGCCTGCGTCGATGAAAGACGGCGCGTGGGTGCAGCCGACTATCTGGACGGGCCTGCCGGAGACGGCGTCGGTGATCCGCGAGGAGATCTTCGGGCCGTGCTGCCACATCGCGCCCTTCGATACGGAAGAGGAAGTGATCGAGATGGCGAATGCCACGCCTTACGGGCTGGCCGCCACGGTGTGGACGTCGGACGTCAGCCGCGCACACCGCATGGGTGCTGCGCTGGAAGTGGGCGTGTGCTGGATCAATGCGTGGTTCCTGCGTGACCTGCGCACGGCGTTCGGCGGTGCAAAGCAGTCGGGCATCGGACGCGAAGGCGGCGTGCACTCGCTGGAGTTCTACACGGAGCTGCGTAACGTCTGCGTGAAGCTGTAA
- a CDS encoding PLP-dependent aminotransferase family protein, with protein sequence MYDFTTPFANPAGSPIRELFKYLSEPGMISFAGGYPASDLFDVDGLAAAQARAFAQPTRCLQYGPTDGLAELKAQIIALMAQRGAPCASEELLVTTGSQQGLDLLLRVMVAPGDVVVTEQPAYPATLQALRLQQAKIVTVPVDADGLDVAQLSMLLRDGKIAVPKLLYTVPTFANPTGATLSRERRIALLKLAVEYRFVIVEDDPYGDLRFAGEAVPTMLGLTAEVPGSRDWVVHFSSLSKIVAPGLRVGWTVAPPEIARRCVVAKQTVDLCSVPWTQAVAAEYLAEGTLTRHLPKITEAYRLKCEAMCNALRDKLGDAIRFHAPQGGMFVWARLAAVKTSALLPNAIAEKVLFVPGTAFFADNADEASLRLSFAAPAVTAIEEGVARLARAMDATGK encoded by the coding sequence ATGTACGACTTTACGACGCCCTTCGCGAATCCGGCCGGCTCGCCGATTCGCGAGTTGTTCAAATACTTGTCCGAGCCGGGCATGATCTCCTTCGCCGGCGGTTATCCGGCGAGCGATCTGTTCGACGTCGACGGTCTGGCGGCGGCGCAGGCGCGCGCGTTCGCTCAGCCGACGCGCTGCCTGCAATACGGCCCGACCGACGGCCTCGCGGAACTCAAGGCGCAGATCATCGCGCTCATGGCACAACGCGGCGCACCGTGTGCGTCCGAAGAATTGCTGGTGACGACCGGCTCGCAGCAGGGGCTCGACCTGTTGCTGCGCGTGATGGTCGCACCGGGCGATGTCGTCGTGACGGAACAGCCCGCCTATCCGGCGACGTTGCAGGCGCTGCGTCTTCAACAGGCGAAGATCGTCACTGTGCCGGTCGATGCCGACGGTCTCGACGTCGCACAGTTGAGCATGCTGCTGCGCGACGGCAAGATCGCCGTGCCGAAGCTGCTCTACACGGTGCCGACGTTTGCCAATCCGACAGGCGCCACGCTCTCGCGCGAGCGCCGTATCGCACTGCTGAAGCTGGCCGTGGAATACCGCTTCGTGATCGTCGAAGACGATCCGTACGGCGATCTGCGTTTTGCCGGCGAAGCCGTGCCGACGATGCTCGGTCTGACGGCCGAAGTGCCCGGATCGCGCGACTGGGTGGTGCATTTCTCGAGCCTGTCGAAGATCGTCGCGCCCGGATTGCGGGTGGGCTGGACGGTCGCGCCGCCGGAGATTGCGCGACGTTGCGTCGTCGCCAAGCAGACGGTCGATCTATGCAGTGTGCCGTGGACACAGGCCGTCGCCGCCGAGTATCTCGCGGAAGGGACGCTTACCCGGCATCTGCCGAAGATCACCGAGGCCTACCGTCTCAAGTGTGAAGCGATGTGCAACGCGCTGCGCGACAAGCTCGGCGATGCGATTCGGTTCCACGCACCGCAGGGCGGCATGTTCGTGTGGGCGCGTCTGGCGGCGGTGAAGACGAGTGCACTGTTGCCGAATGCGATTGCCGAGAAGGTGCTGTTCGTGCCTGGCACGGCATTCTTTGCCGACAACGCGGACGAAGCGTCGCTGCGCCTGTCGTTCGCGGCCCCGGCCGTGACGGCGATTGAAGAAGGTGTGGCACGTCTCGCACGAGCGATGGACGCGACGGGCAAGTAA
- the amaB gene encoding L-piperidine-6-carboxylate dehydrogenase → MNATSILNELGIAKLAEAGDIAVHSPINGELIGRVASASVVDAQAALARAHKAFTAWRNVPAPRRGELVRLLGEKLRDRKQALGALVTLEAGKILQEGLGEVQEMIDICDFAVGLSRQLYGLTIASERPGHRMAETWHPMGVCTVISAFNFPVAVWSWNAALALVCGNAVVWKPSEKTPLTALAVNKLMEEVIAEFGDAPEGLTALIIGGRDVGEALVADPRSAIVSATGSTEMGRKVGVEVARRFGRSILELGGNNAGIVTESANPELALRGILFSAVGTAGQRCTTLRRLFVHESVYDKTVDRLKTLYGKVAIGNPLERGTLMGPLIDEGAFKRMQGALDQARAQGGKVTGGERHTVAGNEGGFYVTPAIVEMPSQTEVVLTETFAPILYVLKYSDFNEAIDANNASSHGLSSCVFTNDLREAERFTSSAGSDCGIANVNIGPSGAEIGGAFGGEKETGGGRESGSDAWKGYMRRATNTVNYSSALPLAQGIDFSIE, encoded by the coding sequence GTGAACGCGACCTCCATCCTCAACGAACTGGGTATTGCCAAACTGGCCGAAGCGGGCGACATCGCCGTGCACTCGCCGATCAACGGCGAATTGATCGGCCGCGTGGCCAGCGCGTCGGTCGTCGACGCACAAGCCGCCCTCGCCCGCGCACACAAGGCATTCACTGCATGGCGCAATGTGCCGGCCCCGCGTCGTGGCGAGCTGGTGCGTCTGCTCGGCGAAAAGCTGCGCGACCGCAAGCAGGCACTGGGCGCGCTCGTCACGCTCGAAGCGGGCAAGATACTGCAAGAAGGTCTGGGTGAAGTGCAGGAAATGATCGACATCTGCGACTTCGCCGTCGGCCTGTCGCGTCAACTGTACGGCCTGACGATCGCCTCGGAACGCCCCGGCCACCGCATGGCCGAGACGTGGCATCCGATGGGCGTGTGCACCGTCATTTCCGCCTTCAACTTCCCCGTAGCCGTGTGGTCGTGGAACGCTGCGCTGGCGCTGGTGTGCGGCAACGCGGTGGTGTGGAAGCCGTCGGAGAAGACGCCGCTGACCGCGCTGGCCGTCAACAAGCTGATGGAAGAAGTAATCGCCGAATTCGGCGACGCGCCGGAAGGCCTGACCGCGCTGATCATCGGCGGTCGCGACGTGGGTGAGGCGCTCGTCGCCGATCCGCGCTCGGCCATCGTGAGCGCCACGGGCAGCACCGAAATGGGTCGCAAGGTCGGCGTGGAAGTCGCTCGCCGCTTCGGCCGCTCGATCCTCGAACTCGGCGGCAACAACGCGGGTATCGTGACCGAAAGCGCCAACCCGGAACTGGCCCTGCGCGGCATTCTGTTCTCGGCGGTGGGCACCGCCGGTCAGCGCTGCACCACGCTGCGCCGCCTGTTCGTGCATGAGAGCGTGTACGACAAGACCGTCGACCGTCTGAAAACGCTGTACGGTAAGGTCGCCATCGGCAACCCGCTGGAGCGCGGCACGCTGATGGGCCCGCTGATCGACGAAGGCGCATTCAAGCGCATGCAAGGCGCGCTCGATCAGGCACGTGCACAAGGCGGCAAGGTCACGGGTGGCGAACGTCATACCGTAGCGGGCAACGAAGGCGGTTTCTACGTGACGCCGGCGATTGTGGAAATGCCGTCGCAAACGGAAGTCGTGCTGACGGAAACGTTCGCACCGATTCTCTACGTGCTCAAGTACAGCGACTTCAACGAAGCCATCGACGCCAACAACGCGTCGTCGCACGGCCTGTCGTCGTGCGTGTTCACGAACGACCTGCGCGAAGCCGAGCGCTTCACCTCGTCGGCCGGCAGCGATTGCGGCATCGCCAACGTCAATATCGGACCGAGCGGCGCAGAAATCGGCGGCGCATTCGGTGGCGAGAAGGAAACCGGCGGTGGCCGCGAGTCGGGTTCGGATGCATGGAAGGGTTACATGCGTCGCGCCACGAACACGGTGAACTACTCGTCCGCCCTGCCGCTCGCGCAAGGCATCGACTTCTCGATCGAGTGA